One Qipengyuania sp. HL-TH1 DNA window includes the following coding sequences:
- a CDS encoding CBASS cGAMP-activated phospholipase, protein MTKGQDPEDQLVMPEGGPFEAGGRYQALCLSGGGYRGLYTAILLEELERRAGKQLRECFDLIAGTSIGGILAIGLAAGIPAHSLRLSFEKHGSAIFPKTNRILGLKIPRLSLPAFRHRYSNDGLRETIKTILNDPGEKLTMTDAGPSLLIPSVNATTDDAAVFRTSSSDQNLTLVDAALATSAAPTYFPEHAIGDENFVDGGLIANAPDLLAISDGLQAGFRREDIHVLSLGTVETIAGRRIRPPSGTGYVTGAKRLFELTLDAQQRLALNESRALLGSNYLRIDAIASPDQMRDLGLDRIDKQSRKTLSALATASIRDQLGSDIGRLRGMLGRRAEWVM, encoded by the coding sequence GTGACCAAAGGACAGGATCCAGAAGATCAATTGGTCATGCCCGAGGGCGGGCCATTCGAAGCTGGCGGGCGATATCAGGCGCTATGCCTGTCCGGAGGAGGATATCGCGGGCTATACACCGCAATCCTGCTCGAAGAGCTCGAACGACGGGCCGGAAAACAACTTCGCGAATGCTTTGATCTGATCGCCGGAACCTCGATCGGCGGTATCCTTGCAATCGGTTTGGCCGCGGGGATCCCAGCCCATTCATTGCGGCTGTCTTTCGAAAAACACGGCAGCGCAATCTTTCCCAAGACCAATCGGATATTGGGTCTAAAGATTCCGCGCCTGTCGCTACCGGCTTTTCGCCACCGATATTCGAATGACGGCCTGAGAGAGACAATCAAGACGATTCTCAATGACCCCGGCGAGAAACTCACAATGACCGACGCAGGCCCATCGCTCCTCATTCCCAGCGTTAATGCGACTACCGATGACGCGGCGGTGTTCCGCACATCGTCCAGCGATCAAAACCTGACGCTTGTTGATGCCGCTCTCGCCACTTCGGCCGCACCGACCTATTTCCCCGAACACGCTATCGGCGATGAGAATTTTGTAGATGGCGGGCTCATTGCCAATGCGCCCGATCTCTTGGCCATTTCGGATGGCCTTCAAGCGGGCTTTCGCAGAGAGGATATCCATGTCCTCAGTCTTGGCACGGTCGAAACCATTGCAGGCCGGCGCATCCGCCCGCCATCCGGAACGGGCTACGTGACAGGTGCCAAGCGGCTTTTCGAACTAACTCTCGATGCGCAACAACGGTTGGCTCTCAATGAAAGCCGCGCGCTGCTCGGTTCGAATTATCTGCGCATCGATGCGATTGCTTCTCCGGATCAAATGCGAGACCTAGGCCTCGACCGGATCGATAAGCAGAGCCGAAAGACACTCAGTGCCCTCGCGACAGCAAGCATCCGAGATCAACTCGGCTCCGATATCGGTCGCCTGAGAGGCATGCTCGGCCGCAGGGCGGAATGGGTCATGTAA
- a CDS encoding DUF7146 domain-containing protein, giving the protein MLTALKPTKETIDLVAGLKGRWHGSYAMCRCPAHADEKASLSIRQGNRGLLVHCFAGCRSEDVLRELSRTRPVFNSPTPEYRTGASTQNARRIWDQATEIKGTLAEAYLRSRNLPQSLGDLRYHARCPFGRKPNAVFRPALIVAVREGTKIKAIQRIALGPGGLSHKGKYMLGRPGMAAWSPIMKGTTLALAESMEDAAAYTKLKGTPCWSTLGAERLPLVRIPDGVATLVIAEDNNRAGRLAALAAVAAHETTDRRVLRDPPPRAAADWAEVNENAGT; this is encoded by the coding sequence ATGCTTACCGCTCTCAAGCCTACCAAGGAAACCATTGATCTCGTCGCCGGCTTGAAGGGGCGGTGGCACGGTTCGTATGCCATGTGCCGCTGTCCCGCCCATGCCGACGAAAAGGCGTCGCTTTCCATCCGGCAGGGTAATCGCGGACTACTGGTCCATTGCTTCGCCGGGTGTCGCAGTGAAGACGTTCTTCGCGAACTCTCACGAACCAGACCGGTCTTCAATTCGCCAACGCCCGAGTATCGAACGGGTGCATCGACGCAGAATGCGCGGCGCATCTGGGACCAGGCTACCGAAATCAAAGGAACGCTTGCAGAAGCCTATCTGCGATCACGCAACCTTCCTCAGTCCTTGGGAGATTTGCGCTATCACGCACGATGCCCGTTCGGCCGCAAGCCGAATGCCGTGTTCAGGCCGGCCCTGATTGTGGCCGTGCGGGAAGGGACGAAGATCAAGGCCATCCAGCGCATCGCGCTCGGTCCGGGAGGACTGTCACATAAGGGTAAATACATGCTCGGACGACCGGGCATGGCGGCCTGGTCGCCAATCATGAAGGGCACCACACTCGCTCTGGCGGAAAGCATGGAGGATGCCGCCGCCTATACGAAGCTGAAAGGCACGCCGTGCTGGAGCACGCTGGGGGCCGAGCGATTGCCTCTGGTCCGCATCCCGGACGGGGTGGCAACTCTCGTAATTGCCGAGGACAACAACCGGGCAGGAAGGCTGGCGGCGCTTGCAGCCGTCGCGGCGCACGAGACTACGGATCGCCGCGTTCTTCGCGATCCGCCTCCACGAGCCGCCGCCGACTGGGCGGAGGTCAACGAAAACGCCGGCACATAG